Proteins from one Anopheles nili chromosome 2, idAnoNiliSN_F5_01, whole genome shotgun sequence genomic window:
- the LOC128722025 gene encoding histone H4: MTGRGKGGKGLGKGGAKRHRKVLRDNIQGITKPAIRRLARRGGVKRISGLIYEETRGVLKVFLENVIRDAVTYTEHAKRKTVTAMDVVYALKRQGRTLYGFGG, from the coding sequence atgaccgGACGCGGCAAGGGAGGCAAAGGATTGGGCAAAGGAGGAGCCAAGCGTCACCGTAAAGTGTTacgtgataacatccagggcatCACCAAGCCAGCCATCCGCCGTCTGGCGCGCCGTGGTGGTGTCAAGCGCATCTCCGGTCTCATCTACGAGGAAACCCGTGGTGTGCTGAAGGTGTTCCTGGAGAACGTCATCCGTGACGCGGTCACGTACACCGAGCACGCCAAGCGCAAAACCGTCACCGCGATGGATGTCGTTTACGCGCTCAAGCGCCAGGGACGCACGCTCTACGGTTTTGGAGGTTAA
- the LOC128725484 gene encoding uncharacterized protein LOC128725484 — protein sequence MARTKQTARKSTGGKAPRKQLATKAARKSAPATGGVKKPHRYRPGTVALREIRRYQKSTELLIRKLPFQRLVREIAQDFKTDLRFQSSAVMALQEASEAYLVGLFEDTNLCAIHAKRVTIMPKDIQLARRIRGATDVQRTDGTPHILETHETNRGKVKGKAKSRSNRAGLQFPVGRIHRLLRKGNYAERVGAGAPVYLAAVMEYLAAEVLELAGNAARDNKKTRIIPRHLQLAIRNDEELNKLLSGVTIAQGGVLPNIQAVLLPKKTEKKMARTKQTARKSTGGKAPRKQLATKAARKSAPATGGVKKPHRYRPGTVALREIRRYQKSTELLIRKLPFQRLVREIAQDFKTDLRFQSSAVMALQEASEAYLVGLFEDTNLCAIHAKRVTIMPKDIQLARRIRGERA from the exons ATGGCCCGTACCAAGCAAACTGCCCGCAAGTCAACCGGAGGAAAGGCTCCCCGCAAGCAGCTCGCCACCAAGGCAGCGCGCAAGAGTGCcccggccactggtggtgtgaagaagccccatcgttaccgccccggtacggtcgcgctgcgcgagatccgtcgctaccagaagtcgaccgaactgctgatccgcaagctgcccttccagcggctggtgcgtgagatcgcccaggacttcaagaccgatctgcgcttccagagctcggccgtgatggcgctgcaggaggccagcgaggcgtacttggtcggtctgttcgaggacacgaatctgtgcgcgattcacgccaagcgtgttaccatcatgccaaaggacatccagctggcgcgtcgtatccgtggc gcTACGGATGTGCAACGAACGGATGGCACTCCTCATATCCTCgaaacacatgaaacaaata GAGGAAAAGTTAAGGGAAAGGCAAAGTCCCGCTCGAATCGTGCCGGTTTGCAATTCCCGGTTGGTCGTATCCATCGGCTGCTGCGTAAGGGCAACTATGCCGAACGTGTCGGTGCCGGAGCGCCGGTATATCTGGCCGCCGTGATGGAATATCTGGCCGCTGAAGTTCTCGAGTTGGCAGGAAACGCCGCCCGTGACAACAAGAAGACGCGCATCATCCCACGTCATCTGCAGCTTGCGATCCGCAATGACGAGGAGTTGAACAAACTGCTGTCGGGAGTGACTATCGCCCAGGGTGGCGTCCTTCCCAACATCCAGGCCGTGTTGTTGCCGAAGAAAACTGAGAAGAAG ATGGCCCGTACCAAGCAAACTGCCCGCAAGTCAACCGGAGGAAAGGCTCCCCGCAAGCAGCTCGCCACCAAGGCAGCGCGCAAGAGTGCcccggccactggtggtgtgaagaagccccatcgttaccgccccggtacggtcgcgctgcgcgagatccgtcgctaccagaagtcgaccgaactgctgatccgcaagctgcccttccagcggctggtgcgtgagatcgcccaggacttcaagaccgatctgcgcttccagagctcggccgtgatggcgctgcaggaggccagcgaggcgtacttggtcggtctgttcgaggacacgaatctgtgcgcgattcacgccaagcgtgttaccatcatgccaaaggacatccagctggcgcgtcgtatccgtggcgagcgtgcttaa
- the LOC128731498 gene encoding histone H2B: protein MAPKTSGKAAKKSGKAQKNISKSDKKKKRKTRKESYAIYIYKVLKQVHPDTGISSKAMSIMNSFVNDIFERIAAEASRLAHYNKRSTITSREIQTAVRLLLPGELAKHAVSEGTKAVTKYTSSK, encoded by the coding sequence atggcaccgaaaaCCAGCGGAAAAGCCGCCAAGAAGTCCGGAAAGGCTCAGAAGAACATTTCTAagtcggacaaaaaaaagaaaaggaagaccCGCAAGGAAAGCTATGCCATCTACATCTACAAGGTGCTGAAGCAAGTCCACCCGGACACTGGCATTTCGTCCAAGGCGATGAGCATCATGAATAGCTTCGTCAACGACATCTTCGAGCGCATTGCCGCCGAGGCGTCCCGACTGGCGCACTACAACAAGCGCTCGACGATCACGTCCCGCGAAATCCAAACCGCGGTCCGTCTGCTCCTGCCCGGTGAGCTGGCCAAGCACGCCGTCTCCGAAGGCACGAAGGCCGTCACCAAGTACACCAGCTCGAAGTAA
- the LOC128731497 gene encoding histone H2A produces MSGRGKGGKVKGKAKSRSNRAGLQFPVGRIHRLLRKGNYAERVGAGAPVYLAAVMEYLAAEVLELAGNAARDNKKTRIIPRHLQLAIRNDEELNKLLSGVTIAQGGVLPNIQAVLLPKKTEKKA; encoded by the coding sequence ATGTCTGGCCGTGGCAAAGGAGGAAAAGTTAAGGGAAAGGCAAAGTCCCGCTCGAATCGTGCCGGTTTGCAATTCCCGGTTGGTCGTATCCATCGGCTGCTGCGTAAGGGCAACTATGCCGAACGTGTCGGTGCCGGAGCGCCGGTATATCTGGCCGCCGTGATGGAATATCTGGCCGCTGAAGTTCTCGAGTTGGCAGGAAACGCCGCCCGTGACAACAAGAAGACGCGCATCATCCCACGTCATCTGCAGCTTGCGATCCGCAATGACGAGGAGTTGAACAAACTGCTGTCGGGAGTGACTATCGCCCAGGGTGGCGTCCTTCCCAACATCCAGGCCGTGTTGTTGCCGAAGAAAACTGAGAAGAAGGCCTAA